A portion of the Mycobacterium paraseoulense genome contains these proteins:
- a CDS encoding enoyl-CoA hydratase/isomerase family protein: MVDLEIDDGLAVLTIDRPHARNAIALDTMQQLEKALDAAAGAKTLVIKGAGDRAFVSGGDLKELRALRTEEDAAAMAKRMRAICDQLAGFPAPVIAALNGHAFGGGAEVAVAADIRLAADDVKIAFNQVELEIMPAWGGAERLAELVGKSRALLLAGTGTALTADEAERIGLVDRVLPRASFDEGWQSIARSLARHPATEIKRVISGVSADEAIASFARLWVADAHWRAAERVMNRTMSARRAAGGAR, translated from the coding sequence ATGGTGGACCTGGAGATCGACGACGGGCTGGCGGTGCTGACCATCGATCGCCCTCACGCGCGCAACGCCATCGCGCTGGACACCATGCAGCAGCTGGAGAAGGCACTCGACGCGGCGGCGGGCGCCAAGACCCTCGTGATCAAGGGCGCGGGTGATCGGGCCTTCGTATCCGGCGGTGACCTCAAGGAGCTGCGCGCGCTGCGGACGGAAGAGGACGCCGCGGCGATGGCCAAGCGGATGCGGGCGATCTGCGATCAGCTTGCCGGCTTCCCCGCTCCGGTGATCGCCGCGCTGAACGGTCACGCCTTCGGCGGTGGCGCCGAGGTCGCCGTCGCCGCCGACATCAGGCTGGCCGCCGACGACGTCAAGATCGCCTTCAACCAGGTCGAGCTGGAAATCATGCCGGCCTGGGGCGGTGCCGAACGGCTGGCCGAGCTCGTCGGGAAAAGCCGGGCGCTGTTGCTGGCCGGCACCGGTACCGCCCTCACCGCGGACGAGGCCGAGCGAATCGGCTTGGTGGACCGGGTGTTGCCACGCGCCTCGTTCGACGAGGGATGGCAATCCATCGCGAGGTCGCTGGCTCGCCACCCGGCGACCGAGATAAAGCGGGTAATCAGCGGAGTTTCGGCGGACGAAGCGATAGCATCCTTTGCGCGGCTGTGGGTTGCCGACGCGCACTGGCGGGCCGCTGAGCGGGTGATGAACCGCACCATGAGTGCGCGACGGGCGGCCGGAGGAGCGAGATGA
- a CDS encoding FadD3 family acyl-CoA ligase — MTPAPPWDTIPAMVLSAADRFGDAEAVVDGPLRLTFSEVVEKIRCAAGAFADLGVGKGDRVAIWAPNSAEWIIAAFGLLTAGGVLVPINTRFKTDEAGDIITRSRAKAVLVQKGFLGQDYTAPAGIPVIDVKSDFLSGGSPLERTVSGADIADVIFTSGTTGRPKGAMMNHRQTLRMYEEWATLADLREGDRYLQINPYFHTFGLKAGLVTSFLRGATMLPVAVFDVDTVVNLIECERITMLPGPPTLYHSLLTVGDKAKLATLRAGVTGAADIPVELVRRIHGELPFQTLMTGYGLTEAGNVTLSRPGDSFEDVATTAGLPCDGVEVRIADDGEVLVRGYGVMQGYLDDPEGTAAAIDTDSWLHTGDLGRLDAAGRLRIDGRKKDMFIVGGFNAYPAEIEGYLLEHPAVAQAAVIGVPDDRLGQVGKAFVVTKTPVAESDLLIWCRERMAGFKAPRSIQFLDELPLNATGKVMKDQLR; from the coding sequence ATGACGCCTGCCCCACCGTGGGACACCATCCCCGCGATGGTCTTGAGCGCGGCGGACCGCTTCGGGGACGCGGAAGCGGTCGTCGACGGTCCGCTGCGCCTCACCTTTAGTGAGGTGGTCGAGAAAATCCGCTGCGCCGCAGGCGCGTTCGCCGACCTCGGGGTGGGTAAGGGCGACCGCGTCGCGATCTGGGCGCCCAACTCGGCGGAGTGGATCATCGCGGCCTTCGGGCTGCTCACCGCGGGCGGCGTCCTGGTTCCGATCAACACGAGGTTCAAGACCGACGAAGCGGGCGACATCATCACCCGCAGCCGCGCGAAGGCCGTCCTGGTACAGAAGGGCTTCCTGGGCCAGGACTACACCGCGCCCGCCGGGATACCGGTCATCGATGTCAAATCCGACTTCCTCTCCGGCGGCTCACCGCTCGAGCGCACGGTGAGCGGAGCCGACATCGCCGACGTCATCTTCACCTCGGGCACGACCGGCCGCCCGAAGGGCGCGATGATGAACCATCGCCAGACGCTGCGGATGTACGAGGAGTGGGCGACGCTCGCGGACCTGCGCGAGGGCGACCGCTACCTGCAGATCAACCCGTACTTTCACACGTTCGGCCTGAAAGCCGGGCTCGTCACGTCGTTTCTGCGCGGCGCGACGATGCTGCCGGTGGCGGTGTTCGACGTCGACACGGTGGTCAATCTCATTGAATGCGAACGCATCACGATGTTGCCGGGCCCTCCGACCCTGTATCACTCGTTGCTGACGGTCGGCGACAAAGCCAAGCTCGCGACGTTGCGGGCGGGCGTGACCGGAGCCGCCGACATCCCGGTCGAACTCGTCCGCCGCATACACGGCGAGTTGCCCTTCCAGACGCTGATGACCGGATACGGGCTCACCGAGGCCGGCAACGTCACCCTGTCCCGGCCCGGGGATTCGTTCGAGGACGTCGCCACCACGGCGGGCCTGCCGTGTGACGGGGTCGAGGTACGCATCGCCGACGACGGCGAGGTGCTGGTCCGCGGCTACGGCGTCATGCAGGGGTATCTCGACGACCCGGAGGGCACCGCCGCGGCGATCGACACCGACAGCTGGCTGCACACCGGCGATCTGGGCCGCCTCGATGCGGCGGGCCGGCTGCGCATCGACGGGCGCAAGAAGGACATGTTCATCGTGGGCGGGTTCAACGCCTACCCGGCGGAGATCGAAGGCTACCTGCTGGAGCATCCGGCGGTGGCCCAAGCCGCCGTCATCGGGGTCCCCGATGACCGGCTCGGTCAGGTGGGCAAGGCCTTCGTGGTGACGAAAACCCCGGTGGCCGAAAGTGACCTGCTGATATGGTGCCGAGAGCGGATGGCTGGTTTCAAAGCGCCGAGGTCCATCCAGTTCCTCGACGAGCTGCCGCTGAATGCCACCGGGAAAGTGATGAAGGATCAACTCCGTTGA
- a CDS encoding SRPBCC family protein, translated as MAVQASSEIVIDAPPEVIMEALADMDAVPTWSSVHKRLEVVDKHPDGRPHHVKVTIAVTGIHDTELLEYHWGPDWMVWDAAKTAQQHGQHGEYNLSRVSDDKTLVRFTITVEPKAPLPEFWVNRARKKILQSALEGLRKRVTEGLGPVG; from the coding sequence GTGGCCGTTCAAGCATCGTCGGAAATTGTGATTGACGCGCCTCCGGAAGTGATCATGGAGGCGTTGGCCGATATGGACGCCGTACCCACCTGGTCGTCGGTGCACAAGCGGCTGGAGGTCGTCGACAAGCACCCCGACGGGCGACCCCACCACGTGAAGGTCACCATCGCGGTGACGGGCATCCATGACACCGAACTGCTCGAATACCACTGGGGCCCGGACTGGATGGTGTGGGACGCGGCCAAGACCGCCCAGCAACACGGCCAGCACGGGGAGTACAACCTGAGCCGGGTGAGCGATGACAAGACCCTGGTGCGCTTCACCATCACGGTCGAACCAAAGGCCCCGCTGCCGGAGTTCTGGGTGAACCGGGCCCGCAAGAAGATCCTTCAGTCCGCGCTCGAGGGTCTGCGTAAGCGGGTGACCGAGGGCTTGGGCCCGGTCGG
- a CDS encoding alpha-keto acid decarboxylase family protein yields the protein MTDAASQPVYTVGDYLLDRLAELGVTEIFGVPGDYNLEFLDHIVAHPSIRWVGNANELNAGYAADGYGRLRGMSAVVTTFGVGELSAANAIAGSYAEQVPVVHIVGGPSKDAQGTRRALHHSLGDGDFEHFFRISREITCAQANLMPATARREIDRVLSEVREQKRPGYILLSTDVARFPTEPPGDPLPRYTGGTSPRALSLFVEAASELIGDHQLTVLADLLVHRLQVVKELEALLTADVVPYATLMWGKSLLDESSPHYLGIYAGSASAPAVRAAIEQAPVLVTAGVVFTDMVSGFFSQRIDPARTIDVGQYQSCVAGEVFAPLEMGAALEALAAILTRRPITSPAVVPPPADPLPPPPPHDQPLTQEMLWDRLCTALTPGNVVLADQGTSFYGMADHRLPQDVTFIGQPLWGSIGYTLPAALGAGVAHPDRRTVLLIGDGAAQLTIQELGNFSREGLSPVIVVVNNDGYTVERAIHGETAPYNDIVNWRWTDVPRALGVADHLAFRVQTYGELDDALTAAAQHRDRMVLVEVVLPRLEIPPLLVELVQPMSPDGSVRR from the coding sequence GTGACTGACGCCGCCAGCCAGCCCGTCTACACCGTCGGTGACTACCTGTTGGACCGCCTCGCCGAGCTCGGGGTCACCGAGATCTTCGGCGTTCCGGGTGACTACAACCTGGAATTCCTGGACCACATCGTCGCCCACCCCAGCATCCGCTGGGTGGGCAACGCCAACGAGCTGAACGCCGGCTACGCCGCCGACGGATATGGCCGCCTGCGCGGAATGTCAGCCGTGGTAACAACTTTCGGCGTGGGCGAGCTGTCGGCGGCCAACGCCATCGCGGGCAGCTATGCCGAGCAGGTACCCGTGGTGCACATCGTCGGCGGACCCTCGAAAGACGCGCAGGGCACCCGGCGCGCGCTGCATCACTCGCTGGGCGACGGAGACTTCGAGCACTTCTTCCGGATCAGCCGCGAGATCACCTGCGCGCAAGCCAACCTCATGCCCGCGACCGCCCGTCGGGAGATCGACCGGGTCCTGTCCGAGGTGCGCGAACAGAAGCGACCCGGATACATCCTGCTGTCCACCGATGTGGCCCGCTTCCCCACCGAACCTCCCGGCGACCCACTGCCCCGCTACACCGGCGGCACCAGCCCGCGCGCGCTGTCACTGTTCGTCGAGGCCGCCTCAGAGCTCATCGGCGACCATCAGCTGACGGTGCTGGCCGACCTCCTGGTGCACCGGCTGCAGGTGGTCAAGGAACTCGAGGCGCTGCTGACCGCCGACGTGGTGCCCTACGCGACGCTGATGTGGGGCAAGAGCCTGCTCGACGAAAGCTCGCCCCACTACCTGGGCATCTACGCCGGGTCGGCCAGCGCCCCCGCGGTGCGTGCCGCCATCGAACAGGCGCCGGTGCTGGTGACCGCCGGCGTGGTGTTCACCGACATGGTGAGCGGCTTCTTCAGCCAGCGGATCGACCCGGCGCGGACCATCGATGTCGGGCAGTACCAAAGCTGCGTGGCCGGCGAGGTCTTCGCGCCGCTGGAAATGGGCGCCGCGCTGGAGGCGCTGGCCGCCATCCTGACCCGGCGTCCGATCACGTCACCGGCGGTGGTGCCGCCGCCCGCCGACCCCCTGCCCCCGCCCCCGCCACACGACCAACCGCTGACGCAAGAGATGTTGTGGGACCGCCTGTGCACAGCCCTCACCCCGGGCAACGTGGTCCTCGCCGACCAGGGCACCTCCTTCTACGGGATGGCCGACCACCGCTTGCCCCAGGACGTCACCTTCATCGGCCAACCCCTCTGGGGCTCAATCGGTTACACGCTGCCTGCGGCGTTGGGGGCCGGGGTGGCGCATCCGGACCGCCGAACCGTGTTGCTCATCGGCGACGGCGCAGCGCAGCTGACCATCCAAGAGCTCGGCAACTTCTCACGGGAAGGCCTGTCCCCGGTCATCGTGGTGGTAAACAACGACGGCTACACCGTCGAGCGGGCGATCCATGGCGAGACGGCGCCCTACAACGACATCGTGAATTGGCGGTGGACGGACGTCCCCCGCGCGCTGGGGGTCGCCGACCACCTGGCGTTCCGGGTACAGACCTACGGTGAGCTCGATGACGCCCTGACCGCCGCCGCGCAGCACCGGGACCGCATGGTGCTCGTCGAGGTCGTCTTGCCTCGGCTCGAAATCCCGCCGCTGCTGGTCGAACTCGTCCAGCCGATGTCGCCGGACGGCAGCGTTCGCCGGTAA
- a CDS encoding lipoprotein LpqH — protein MRDRIAAAVAAALAVTVVGACTPQPPSRLSSTASVTVNGNETKFNVVKCGQRQWTRTIDIGGDFAGASIVVDEHAEPVSAESVHLRNVSGFTGMYSRGGEGDADARLNGDRFTITGTAHGYKSDKPNEPDTATFKITVAC, from the coding sequence GTGCGGGATCGAATCGCGGCCGCGGTCGCTGCGGCGCTCGCCGTCACCGTCGTCGGGGCGTGCACCCCGCAGCCGCCTAGCCGGCTGTCCAGCACCGCCTCCGTGACGGTCAATGGCAATGAAACGAAGTTCAACGTCGTCAAATGCGGACAAAGGCAATGGACCCGGACGATCGACATAGGCGGTGATTTCGCCGGAGCCAGCATCGTCGTGGACGAGCACGCGGAGCCCGTCAGCGCGGAGTCGGTCCACCTCCGGAATGTGAGCGGCTTCACCGGCATGTACTCGCGGGGCGGAGAGGGCGACGCCGACGCGAGGCTGAACGGCGACCGGTTCACCATCACCGGCACCGCGCATGGCTATAAGTCCGACAAGCCCAACGAACCGGACACCGCCACCTTCAAAATCACCGTCGCCTGCTGA
- a CDS encoding CaiB/BaiF CoA transferase family protein, with protein sequence MVDGGPLAGVKVIELGGIGPGPHAGMMLADLGADVVRVRRPGVAIASAAEPGAAGRHRAGGLTMPAEDRDLLHRGKRIVDLDVKAQPRALLDLAAKADVLLDCFRPGTCERLGIGPDECEAVNPRLIFARITGWGQDGPLAQTAGHDINYLSRTGALSALGYADRPPMPPLNLVADFGGGSMLVLLGIAVALYERERSGRGQVIDAAMVDGVSLLAQMMWTMKSTGALRDRRESFLLDGGAPFYRCYETADGKYMAVGAIEPQFFAALLGGLGLSPDEVPAQLDSGSYPQMHDVFAKRFASRTRAEWTTVFAGTDACVTPVLTWNEAAADEHLRARSTVITAHGADQAAPGPRFSRTPATPVGRPPAATTPLAEIDW encoded by the coding sequence GTGGTCGACGGCGGGCCCCTGGCCGGGGTGAAGGTGATCGAGCTCGGCGGGATCGGACCGGGGCCGCACGCCGGGATGATGCTCGCCGATTTGGGCGCCGACGTGGTGCGGGTGCGGCGCCCTGGCGTGGCGATCGCAAGCGCGGCGGAGCCGGGCGCAGCGGGTCGCCACCGAGCGGGCGGGTTGACGATGCCGGCCGAGGACCGTGATCTGCTGCATCGCGGGAAGCGGATCGTCGACCTCGACGTCAAGGCGCAGCCGCGGGCGCTGCTCGATCTCGCCGCCAAAGCCGACGTGCTGTTGGATTGTTTTCGGCCCGGCACCTGTGAACGACTCGGTATCGGCCCCGACGAATGCGAGGCGGTCAATCCGCGGCTGATCTTCGCGCGGATCACCGGCTGGGGACAGGACGGGCCGCTGGCCCAGACGGCGGGCCATGACATCAACTACCTGTCGCGGACCGGCGCGCTGTCCGCGCTGGGCTACGCCGACCGGCCCCCGATGCCGCCGCTGAACCTGGTCGCCGACTTCGGCGGCGGTTCGATGCTCGTGCTGCTCGGCATCGCCGTCGCGCTGTACGAGCGGGAACGTTCGGGCCGGGGGCAGGTCATCGACGCCGCGATGGTGGACGGCGTCAGCCTTCTCGCGCAGATGATGTGGACCATGAAGTCGACCGGCGCGCTGCGCGACCGGCGTGAATCGTTTCTGCTCGACGGGGGCGCCCCGTTCTACCGCTGCTATGAAACCGCCGACGGCAAATACATGGCCGTCGGCGCCATCGAGCCGCAATTCTTCGCGGCATTGCTCGGCGGGCTCGGCCTGTCCCCCGACGAGGTGCCCGCGCAGCTCGACTCCGGGTCCTACCCGCAGATGCACGACGTCTTCGCCAAACGGTTCGCCAGCCGGACCCGTGCGGAGTGGACGACCGTTTTCGCCGGCACCGATGCGTGCGTCACTCCGGTGTTGACGTGGAACGAAGCGGCCGCCGACGAGCACCTGAGGGCCCGCTCCACCGTGATCACCGCCCACGGCGCCGACCAGGCCGCACCCGGCCCCCGCTTCTCGCGCACCCCGGCCACACCGGTTGGACGGCCGCCGGCGGCCACCACACCCCTCGCCGAAATCGACTGGTAG
- a CDS encoding (2Fe-2S)-binding protein: MFVCLCNGVTSQTVTEAVEAGACTTRDVAQACGAGADCGRCRRTVQAILRSAGPNGAPTQC; this comes from the coding sequence ATGTTCGTGTGCCTGTGCAACGGGGTCACCAGTCAAACGGTGACCGAGGCGGTCGAGGCCGGGGCGTGCACGACCCGGGATGTCGCCCAGGCCTGCGGCGCGGGCGCCGACTGCGGTCGCTGCCGGCGCACCGTCCAGGCGATACTGCGATCGGCGGGACCGAACGGCGCGCCCACGCAATGCTGA
- a CDS encoding fatty-acid--CoA ligase, protein MSDGDIHSMVIASDYRVPDPSRVWPLLERRKAALSDIGAHHVLVYTSTHDYGRVLVMIGVHSREPIVELLRSRVFFDWFDAAGVDDIPAVFAGEIVDRFVPAPNAPPDAPGVVVATIASVHDVSALAAEVASATDRFVAAGIRKTWIFQAFDDEHEVLIMSELADEESARRWIEHPDAAAEWMSGAGVGPYPPVFVGRFTNMMRIEAD, encoded by the coding sequence TTGAGTGACGGCGATATTCATTCGATGGTGATCGCGTCGGACTATCGCGTTCCGGATCCCAGCCGGGTATGGCCGCTGCTCGAGCGCAGGAAGGCGGCCCTTTCCGACATCGGCGCCCATCACGTGCTGGTCTACACCTCGACGCATGACTACGGCCGCGTGCTGGTGATGATCGGCGTCCACAGCCGCGAGCCGATCGTGGAGCTGCTGCGCTCGCGGGTCTTCTTCGACTGGTTCGACGCGGCCGGCGTCGACGACATCCCGGCGGTCTTCGCCGGTGAGATCGTCGACAGATTCGTCCCCGCCCCCAACGCGCCCCCGGACGCGCCGGGCGTCGTCGTCGCCACCATCGCCTCGGTCCACGATGTGTCGGCGCTGGCCGCCGAAGTCGCCTCGGCCACAGACAGATTCGTCGCGGCCGGCATCCGCAAGACCTGGATCTTCCAGGCCTTCGACGATGAGCACGAGGTGCTGATCATGTCGGAGTTGGCCGACGAGGAGAGCGCGCGACGATGGATCGAGCATCCCGACGCCGCGGCCGAGTGGATGTCCGGCGCCGGGGTGGGGCCCTATCCGCCGGTGTTCGTCGGCCGATTCACCAACATGATGCGCATCGAGGCGGACTGA
- a CDS encoding TetR/AcrR family transcriptional regulator translates to MTSVRRIGAPDAKNRGLLLDAAEQLMLDEGYAAVTSRRLANKAGLKPQLVHYYFRTMEELFLEVFRRRGEEALAVHAQLMKSPQPLWALWRFGTDPAFTRISMEFMALANHRKELRAEIAYYAERLREEERQAVTTALQRYGVATEEMPPVVVTVLMSSLSRFLVLERAIGMSSGHAETVQLVEDHLRRLEGEPQPIDGVPQTWVVHQFRSEQSTPLGPSLDTTTAPSTARSQ, encoded by the coding sequence ATGACATCGGTCCGCAGGATCGGGGCGCCGGACGCGAAGAATCGCGGTCTGTTGCTCGACGCGGCCGAGCAGCTGATGCTCGACGAGGGCTATGCCGCCGTCACGTCGCGCCGCCTGGCGAACAAGGCCGGGCTGAAGCCTCAACTCGTGCACTACTACTTCCGCACCATGGAGGAGCTGTTCCTGGAGGTCTTCCGCCGCCGCGGTGAAGAAGCTCTCGCGGTGCACGCGCAGTTGATGAAGTCGCCGCAGCCGCTGTGGGCGCTGTGGCGATTCGGTACCGATCCCGCGTTCACGCGCATTTCGATGGAATTCATGGCGCTGGCCAACCACCGCAAGGAACTACGAGCCGAAATCGCTTATTACGCAGAGCGTTTGCGCGAAGAGGAACGGCAAGCGGTGACGACTGCCCTGCAGCGGTATGGGGTCGCCACAGAAGAGATGCCGCCGGTCGTGGTTACCGTGCTGATGTCGAGCTTGTCGAGATTTTTGGTCCTCGAGCGGGCGATCGGCATGTCCAGCGGTCACGCCGAAACCGTGCAATTAGTGGAAGATCACCTGCGTCGCCTGGAAGGCGAGCCGCAGCCCATCGATGGTGTACCGCAGACCTGGGTTGTTCACCAGTTCCGCAGCGAACAGAGCACGCCCTTGGGGCCGTCCTTGGACACGACCACGGCTCCGTCGACCGCCAGATCGCAGTGA
- a CDS encoding SRPBCC family protein translates to MALKESRDIVIEASPKEILDVIADFEAMPEWSEPHQSAEILSTGDDGRPSQVKMKVKVAGITDEQVVAYTWADDSVSWKLVSSSQQKAQDGKYTLVPQGEATLVKFELLADPNVPLPGFVLKRAVKGTIDSATKALRERVLKVKKGN, encoded by the coding sequence ATGGCACTCAAAGAATCCCGTGACATCGTCATCGAAGCCAGTCCGAAGGAGATTCTGGACGTCATCGCCGATTTCGAAGCGATGCCCGAGTGGTCCGAACCGCATCAGAGCGCGGAGATCCTCTCGACGGGGGACGACGGGCGGCCCAGCCAAGTGAAGATGAAAGTGAAGGTGGCCGGCATCACCGACGAACAGGTGGTGGCCTACACCTGGGCAGACGACTCGGTGAGCTGGAAGCTGGTGAGTTCATCACAGCAGAAGGCGCAGGACGGCAAGTACACCCTGGTACCGCAGGGGGAGGCGACCCTGGTCAAGTTCGAGCTGCTCGCGGACCCGAATGTGCCGCTGCCCGGTTTTGTCCTGAAGCGCGCCGTGAAGGGCACGATCGATTCCGCGACCAAGGCGCTGCGCGAGCGGGTGCTGAAAGTGAAGAAGGGCAACTAG
- a CDS encoding amidohydrolase family protein — protein sequence MGQLSHREDVPFPLFDADNHLYEPPEALTKFLPKEYKDFVQYVQINGRTKIALRGVISNYIPNPTFEVVARPGAWEEYFKYGNPEGKSKRELFGEPMRAIPAFFEPGPRLEKMNELGLDRTLMFPTLASLIEERLRDDPVAIHVLIHALNQWLDEVWGFNYQNRIFTTPVITLPIVEKAIEELEWVVKRGARCILIRPAPVPGFRGPRSFALPEFDPFWERVVEYDLLVGMHSSDSGYSRYTSEWDGADQEMLPFQTNAMGILNEWRPIQDAVGSWVIHGALYRHPKLKVAIVEAGSKWMTPLLDGLAEVFRKAPEAFPSDPVEMVKNRIYVSPFFEEGIDDLINLVGVDQVLYGSDWPHPEGLAEPTYYINALSHLPIDDQAKIMGGNLGRLVTV from the coding sequence ATGGGCCAGTTGTCGCATCGTGAGGACGTCCCGTTCCCGCTCTTTGACGCCGATAACCATCTGTACGAGCCGCCGGAGGCGCTGACAAAGTTCCTGCCCAAGGAGTACAAGGACTTCGTCCAGTACGTGCAGATCAACGGGCGCACCAAGATCGCGCTCCGTGGTGTGATCAGCAACTACATCCCCAACCCGACCTTCGAGGTCGTCGCCCGGCCGGGCGCCTGGGAGGAGTACTTCAAGTACGGCAATCCGGAGGGCAAGAGCAAGCGCGAGTTGTTCGGCGAGCCGATGCGCGCCATCCCGGCGTTCTTCGAGCCCGGCCCGCGCCTGGAGAAGATGAACGAGCTGGGCCTGGACCGCACCCTGATGTTCCCGACGCTGGCCAGCCTGATCGAGGAGCGGTTGCGCGACGACCCGGTCGCCATCCACGTCCTGATCCACGCGCTGAACCAGTGGCTCGACGAGGTCTGGGGCTTCAACTACCAGAACCGCATCTTCACCACGCCGGTCATCACCCTGCCGATCGTCGAGAAGGCGATCGAGGAGCTCGAGTGGGTGGTCAAGCGCGGGGCGCGGTGCATCCTGATCCGTCCGGCACCGGTCCCAGGCTTCCGTGGGCCGCGGTCGTTCGCGCTGCCCGAGTTCGACCCGTTCTGGGAGCGGGTCGTCGAGTACGACCTGCTGGTCGGCATGCACTCCAGCGACAGCGGCTACTCCCGGTACACCTCCGAGTGGGATGGCGCGGACCAGGAAATGCTGCCGTTCCAGACCAACGCGATGGGCATCCTCAACGAGTGGCGGCCGATCCAGGACGCGGTGGGCTCGTGGGTGATCCACGGCGCGCTGTACCGCCACCCCAAGCTGAAGGTGGCGATCGTCGAGGCCGGATCGAAGTGGATGACGCCGCTGCTGGACGGCCTGGCCGAGGTCTTCCGGAAGGCCCCCGAAGCTTTCCCGAGCGACCCCGTCGAAATGGTCAAGAACCGGATCTACGTCAGCCCGTTCTTCGAAGAGGGCATCGACGATCTGATCAACCTCGTCGGCGTGGACCAGGTGCTGTACGGCTCGGACTGGCCGCACCCGGAGGGGCTCGCGGAGCCGACCTACTACATCAACGCGCTGTCGCATCTGCCTATCGACGACCAGGCCAAGATCATGGGCGGCAACCTCGGCCGACTCGTGACGGTGTAA
- a CDS encoding SRPBCC family protein — MAVKASREFVVDAPPEVVMEALTDVGVLSSWSPLHKHIEVIDRYPDGRPHHVATTIKILGLVDKEILEYHWGPDWVVYDAKGTSQQHGQHVEYNLKAEGIDKTRVRFDVTVEPGRPMPAFIVRRASESVLDSAVKGLCELVKRVNGSADAE; from the coding sequence GTGGCCGTAAAAGCATCACGTGAATTTGTCGTCGACGCGCCGCCAGAAGTGGTCATGGAGGCGCTGACAGATGTCGGCGTCCTGTCCTCGTGGTCACCACTGCACAAACACATCGAAGTGATCGATCGTTATCCCGACGGTCGACCCCACCACGTCGCCACCACGATCAAGATTCTGGGTCTGGTCGACAAGGAGATCCTGGAATATCACTGGGGTCCCGATTGGGTCGTGTACGACGCCAAAGGGACGTCCCAGCAGCACGGTCAGCACGTGGAGTACAACCTCAAAGCCGAGGGCATCGACAAGACCCGAGTGCGCTTCGATGTCACGGTCGAGCCCGGCCGGCCCATGCCCGCGTTCATCGTCCGGCGGGCCAGCGAGAGCGTCCTCGACTCGGCGGTAAAGGGGCTGTGCGAATTGGTAAAGCGCGTCAACGGTTCGGCCGACGCGGAATAG